Proteins encoded within one genomic window of Pygocentrus nattereri isolate fPygNat1 chromosome 9, fPygNat1.pri, whole genome shotgun sequence:
- the nsfl1c gene encoding NSFL1 cofactor p47, whose translation MAQRDEAVREFVAVTDVDEERARFFLESAGWDLQLALASFFEDGAEDDIVTLPQSESGSVSRSTGPSEHRVTSFRDLMHEDEDDSDDEGQRFFAGGSERSGQQIVGPPKKKNTNEVVEDLFKGAKEHGAVPVDKAGRGPGESSRAKPFGGGGYRLGAAPEEESAYVAGERRTSSSTQDVHVVLKLWKTGFSLDDGDLRNYDDPGNALFLESIRRGEIPLELRQRSRGGQVNLDMEDHRDEDFSRPKAAFKAFAGEGQKLGSATPELVSAPRMGQQEQAAREAQASASISVDDSQPVTNIQIRLADGGRLVQKFNHTHRVSDLRQFVVNARPAMAAAEFVLMTTFPNKELTDESQTLKEANLLNAVIVQRLK comes from the exons ATGGCGCAGCGGGATGAAGCGGTGAGGGAGTTTGTTGCAGTCACTGATGTGGACGAGGAGAGGGCCCGGTTTTTCCTCGAGTCGGCTGGTTGGGATCTGCAG CTTGCTCTTGCCAGTTTCTTTGAGGATGGAGCAGAAGATGATATTGTTACTCTCCCTCAGTCAGAAAGCGGATCAGTCTCCCGATCAACAGGGCCAAG TGAACACAGAGTGACTTCCTTCAGAGACTTGATGCATGAAGATGAAGACGACAGTGATGACGAAGGGCAAAG ATTCTTTGCTGGTGGTTCAGAGCGTAGTGGACAGCAGATTGTTGGTCCTCCTAAGAAGAAGAACACGAATGAGGTGGTTGAGGACTTGTTTAAGGGTGCTAAGGAGCATGGGGCTGTTCCAGTCGACAAAGCTGGCAGGGGGCCTGGAGAGTCTAGCAGGGCTAAG CCGTTTGGAGGAGGTGGTTATCGACTGGGTGCAGCACCAGAGGAAGAGTCTGCTTATGTAGCTGGAGAAAGGAGAACCTCCAGTAGTACGCAAGAT GTACATGTGGTGCTGAAGCTGTGGAAGACTGGGTTCAGTCTTGATGATGGTGACCTCAGAAACTATGACGATCCTGGGAATGCCCTCTTCCTGGAGTCTATCCGCAGGGG GGAGATTCCTCTGGAGCTGAGACAGCGTTCTCGTGGAGGGCAGGTGAATCTGGATATGGAGGACCATAGAGATGAAGATTTTAGTCGACCCAAGGCTGCTTTCAAGGCTTTTGCTGGAGAGGGACAAAAACTTGGCAG TGCAACACCAGAGTTGGTATCTGCCCCAAGAATGGGCCAGCAGGAACAGGCTGCCAGAGAGGCCCAGGCCAGCGCTTCCATCAGTGTGGATGACTCACAGCCTGTCACAAACATTCAGATCAGACTGGCTGACGGAGGCCGACTGGTACAGAAATTCAACCACACCCACAG GGTGTCTGATTTGCGTCAGTTTGTGGTGAATGCTCGCCCGGCCATGGCTGCGGCCGAGTTTGTTCTCATGACTACCTTCCCCAACAAGGAGCTAACAGATGAGAGCCAGACACTGAAGGAGGCCAACCTGCTGAATGCTGTCATTGTTCAACGGCTAAAGTGA